In Ktedonobacteraceae bacterium, a genomic segment contains:
- a CDS encoding WD40 repeat domain-containing protein, whose amino-acid sequence MDRNPIALSAYGLNLRRVVFHGACCMVFLLLAGCASNAPASTAGSGASTPRPTATATMAPTATPTPNFPTLSKALLTYNGHGKAVVGIAWSPDGKEMVSGSDDYTVQAWSTQTGKQVWSYNTGSYVFAVAWSPDGKEIAAGGGDGSVTLLNAATGKLIANYTGQTGFIQGLAWSPDSKRIASGSEDGTVLVRDAASGRVMVNYTGHSSAVQRIAWSPNGTDIASASYDGTVQIWNASNGQHVLTYKGNGAPVWMVAWSPDGKKIVSSTGSAGTNGPVSSGNTVKVWDATTGQTLLTYTGYGDANNIYALAWSRDSKLIASGGDDNMVRIWNATTGQTIMAYKGHTDIVWNVVWSPDGKLIASCSQDATVQIWQPQL is encoded by the coding sequence ATGGATAGAAATCCAATTGCGTTATCTGCTTATGGCCTCAATCTTCGCCGCGTAGTATTTCACGGAGCCTGTTGCATGGTATTCCTGCTGCTTGCCGGGTGCGCTTCTAACGCGCCTGCTTCAACCGCCGGTTCTGGAGCGTCCACGCCTAGACCGACAGCTACCGCGACTATGGCTCCGACTGCCACCCCTACCCCGAATTTTCCAACGCTCTCCAAGGCGCTATTGACATACAATGGACACGGCAAGGCGGTTGTGGGGATAGCGTGGTCGCCGGATGGAAAGGAAATGGTCTCCGGCAGCGATGATTATACGGTGCAAGCCTGGAGTACGCAGACCGGAAAACAGGTCTGGAGTTATAACACCGGCAGCTATGTATTCGCGGTGGCATGGTCGCCGGATGGGAAAGAAATTGCCGCGGGCGGCGGCGATGGCTCGGTGACGCTGTTGAACGCTGCCACAGGCAAGCTCATCGCGAACTACACCGGACAGACCGGTTTCATTCAAGGGCTGGCGTGGTCGCCGGATAGCAAACGCATCGCTTCGGGCAGCGAGGATGGTACGGTGCTGGTGCGCGATGCTGCGAGCGGCAGGGTAATGGTGAACTATACGGGTCATAGCAGCGCTGTACAAAGGATTGCCTGGTCTCCCAATGGCACAGATATTGCCTCGGCCAGCTATGATGGCACCGTGCAAATCTGGAATGCTTCCAACGGGCAGCACGTGTTGACGTATAAGGGCAATGGAGCGCCTGTGTGGATGGTTGCCTGGTCGCCGGATGGAAAAAAGATCGTTTCAAGTACCGGAAGCGCAGGTACCAATGGCCCCGTCTCTTCCGGCAACACAGTAAAGGTGTGGGACGCGACAACAGGCCAGACGTTGCTGACATATACAGGATATGGGGATGCAAATAACATCTACGCGCTGGCATGGTCGCGTGATAGCAAACTGATTGCTTCCGGTGGGGACGATAATATGGTGCGTATCTGGAACGCGACGACAGGGCAAACCATCATGGCGTACAAGGGGCATACAGATATCGTCTGGAACGTTGTGTGGTCGCCCGATGGCAAGCTGATTGCTTCGTGCAGCCAGGATGCCACCGTTCAGATCTGGCAGCCGCAGCTATAA
- a CDS encoding response regulator transcription factor, whose protein sequence is MKYSSGQQDRHEALSLQERRHVEDEDRHEALSLQALPHNDVYLCDPTWISSEMERVALLVPEVSHSATGDLLSYALAYAERYTYDVLQLEQEWRFLYAALIEAWRQSQHVIIIRLVHALAYLVCRPSTSAVAEHILRLGIGASRRMQDWQHLTHFLNRLGCLLTARGRYSQGWRIWCKSLELARASGSSHGLWEPLASFVYIADMLGNYQAAHQFAESLQHTDGIDAPDMLAVAVFVRGFFARTSSNLERAFEDFSYSLRLLSTGDHLGTLLQADGRSPGYTPPGTPPSAYRQLFSMAVQTELARAQGDYARAQELAEITLSLAQLFGDYYTLVELLIDQIVFTFQQRQFTDTVAGFIRLHDVIRQYEAHHLYERCRCLEQLMNDYVPGWRRLAGSSSDPLLPTIVSSELLEPLSEREIEILQLVAGGLSNSEIAGRLVITRGTVKKHLEHIYSKLDAHSRTAAIVRARTLHLL, encoded by the coding sequence TTGAAATACTCCTCGGGGCAGCAGGACAGGCACGAGGCACTGTCCCTACAGGAGCGGCGGCATGTCGAGGATGAGGACAGGCACGAGGCGCTGTCTCTACAGGCGCTTCCTCATAATGATGTTTACTTGTGCGATCCCACGTGGATTTCAAGCGAGATGGAGCGCGTTGCGTTGCTGGTGCCGGAGGTCTCTCATTCGGCTACTGGCGATCTATTGAGTTATGCCCTCGCCTATGCTGAACGCTATACGTATGATGTCCTCCAACTGGAGCAGGAATGGCGCTTCCTTTACGCGGCATTGATCGAGGCATGGAGGCAATCGCAGCACGTCATCATCATACGCCTGGTTCATGCGCTGGCATATCTGGTTTGCCGTCCCAGCACTTCCGCTGTGGCGGAGCATATACTGCGCCTGGGCATTGGAGCCAGCCGGCGCATGCAGGATTGGCAGCATCTGACCCATTTCTTGAATCGATTGGGCTGCTTGCTTACTGCCCGCGGCAGGTACTCGCAGGGATGGCGTATCTGGTGCAAAAGTCTGGAACTGGCAAGAGCATCCGGTTCCTCGCACGGCCTCTGGGAACCGCTCGCCAGTTTTGTGTATATCGCGGATATGCTTGGGAACTATCAAGCCGCTCACCAGTTCGCCGAGAGCTTACAACACACTGATGGCATTGACGCTCCGGACATGCTGGCTGTGGCCGTTTTTGTGCGTGGATTTTTTGCTCGCACCAGCAGCAATCTTGAGCGAGCGTTTGAAGATTTCAGCTACTCTTTGCGTCTGCTCTCCACGGGCGACCACCTGGGTACGCTCCTCCAGGCAGACGGGCGATCACCGGGATACACCCCTCCAGGCACACCGCCATCCGCATACCGGCAGCTTTTTTCTATGGCCGTGCAGACCGAGTTGGCACGCGCACAGGGAGACTATGCACGCGCGCAGGAGCTGGCCGAGATTACCCTTTCACTTGCGCAACTGTTCGGCGATTACTATACATTGGTTGAACTGCTGATTGATCAGATCGTTTTTACTTTTCAACAGCGACAATTCACCGATACGGTGGCCGGGTTCATACGCCTGCACGATGTCATACGCCAGTATGAGGCGCACCATCTCTATGAGCGCTGCCGTTGCCTGGAACAACTCATGAACGACTATGTGCCCGGTTGGCGCAGACTTGCGGGCAGTTCATCAGACCCACTCCTTCCCACCATTGTATCTTCTGAGCTTCTGGAGCCGCTGAGCGAACGGGAAATAGAGATACTTCAACTCGTAGCGGGCGGCCTTTCCAATTCAGAGATAGCCGGGCGATTAGTAATTACCAGGGGCACCGTGAAGAAGCACCTCGAACACATTTACTCCAAGCTCGACGCGCATAGCCGCACCGCCGCGATTGTAAGGGCCAGGACACTTCATCTTTTATGA
- a CDS encoding toprim domain-containing protein has protein sequence MLTIHTQRGKRIEIILQSELCDPVHVGEYVRAYCHLHGSDHQRSLSINKANGWGHCFNAACDVTVLVAEWNRETAQRLIRMHYQGLSPESSETYHPPNENKKKLPFVYQPVLLHAPRTVPKWQRDELAWLLSLEQQMRAALKQSARARAYLRERGIPLEVAIDTGVCYLPAEIMNRPELRGQRRILQRWTDRMLFPLVSPYGKGFIGRSLWQWKPGMDENAHKELLDKPGRPRRWIKTNPAGWFGTDLEQFPRSIVLVEGAFDRLALIAAGFPARDIVALAGTAAQVDWFPSQLYIVTLALDNDAGGEEATRRLAEQFEEASITVKICSQQENPGGKDWNERWRQSGSACLTPLLALYETENEEYTVIRPFTYLPSRKAFEIGSQSPRSVNQV, from the coding sequence ATGCTTACGATACATACACAACGCGGCAAGCGCATAGAGATCATCTTGCAATCTGAACTTTGCGATCCAGTACACGTGGGTGAGTACGTGCGCGCCTACTGCCACCTGCATGGCAGCGATCACCAGCGCTCGCTCTCCATCAATAAAGCGAACGGCTGGGGGCATTGTTTTAATGCTGCATGTGATGTCACCGTGCTGGTCGCAGAATGGAATCGTGAAACCGCGCAGCGCCTGATACGCATGCACTATCAGGGATTATCTCCTGAGTCGTCAGAAACCTATCATCCTCCAAACGAAAATAAAAAGAAATTGCCGTTTGTCTACCAGCCTGTACTGCTGCACGCGCCCAGAACCGTGCCGAAGTGGCAGCGAGACGAACTGGCCTGGCTGCTTTCACTGGAACAACAGATGCGCGCGGCTTTAAAGCAATCAGCCAGGGCGCGGGCATATCTACGCGAACGGGGCATTCCACTGGAAGTAGCGATTGATACCGGCGTTTGCTATCTACCTGCCGAGATAATGAACAGGCCCGAACTGCGTGGGCAGCGCCGCATCCTCCAGCGCTGGACAGACCGCATGCTTTTTCCCCTGGTCTCTCCTTATGGCAAGGGGTTCATTGGGCGTTCCTTATGGCAGTGGAAGCCAGGAATGGATGAAAACGCGCATAAGGAGCTCCTGGATAAGCCTGGGAGACCACGCCGCTGGATCAAGACGAATCCGGCCGGCTGGTTTGGAACTGACCTGGAGCAGTTTCCGCGATCCATTGTACTCGTCGAGGGAGCTTTTGACCGCCTGGCGCTGATCGCGGCAGGTTTTCCTGCAAGAGATATTGTGGCATTGGCCGGAACCGCGGCACAGGTAGACTGGTTCCCATCGCAATTGTATATTGTGACGCTTGCGCTTGACAATGACGCTGGTGGTGAGGAAGCAACACGCCGCCTGGCTGAACAGTTTGAAGAGGCCAGTATCACAGTAAAAATATGCTCGCAGCAAGAAAATCCCGGCGGCAAGGATTGGAACGAACGCTGGCGTCAATCAGGATCGGCCTGCCTGACTCCACTTCTAGCCCTGTATGAGACTGAAAATGAAGAATACACTGTAATCCGTCCCTTTACCTATTTGCCTTCTCGAAAAGCATTCGAAATAGGCTCTCAATCTCCTCGTTCGGTAAATCAAGTGTAG
- a CDS encoding MoaD/ThiS family protein produces MHVRVAIYGAARVIIGQPLVELSFHASSITLGQLLEEMSKRFPRARPYLLDEAGKLPSYMRVLINNRRPDPDATPATAIHDGDHVALMVAVAGGVYESGERLESSFLKKGMYIHDNSTLRAR; encoded by the coding sequence ATGCATGTAAGGGTTGCAATATACGGTGCGGCGCGCGTCATCATCGGCCAGCCACTCGTCGAGCTATCGTTTCATGCTTCCTCCATCACCCTTGGACAGCTATTGGAAGAAATGAGCAAGAGGTTTCCCCGTGCCCGTCCATACTTGCTGGATGAAGCCGGAAAGCTGCCATCCTACATGCGTGTCCTTATCAATAATAGGCGCCCGGACCCCGATGCTACCCCTGCTACAGCGATTCATGATGGCGACCATGTCGCTCTCATGGTAGCTGTGGCAGGCGGAGTTTATGAATCTGGTGAAAGGCTCGAATCCTCTTTCTTAAAGAAGGGAATGTACATTCATGACAACAGTACCCTACGAGCGCGTTGA
- a CDS encoding acetamidase/formamidase family protein codes for MKTMDSDIKDEVFVDEYTGGLIGPSLGFAATIKDGGHIRCVVPPGCWGPMITPEFRGGHEVTRPVAVEGARVGDALAITIESMRVLSLATSSGTMVTNKAAFGDDPFVDKKCPGCGTAWPASRVEGTGENSIRCVKCGTVVNPFGFEEGYTIVFDHDSQVGLTLDAANAHDFAQHAREVAALPPNARQHPILLFEPHTIPGVLARLRPFIGNIGTTPSADLPDSHNAGDFGNFLVGARHPYGMTLETLNRVKTDAHLDTNEVRPGAILICPVKIDGGGVYIGDCHANQGDGELGLHTTDITAEARVRVNVIKNLALDGPILLPVAEDLPFITRPYSREELEAGERLAQRYHVQLQRSVGPVQFIGTGPTLNEATDNAIQRAGEVLHMTTAEVRNRCTITGGVEIGRLPGVVQLNMLVPMDKLDAIGIGSYVRQQYGL; via the coding sequence ATGAAGACAATGGACAGCGACATTAAGGATGAAGTTTTTGTAGATGAGTATACCGGTGGACTGATTGGACCCAGCCTGGGATTTGCGGCGACGATCAAGGATGGCGGCCACATTCGCTGTGTCGTTCCGCCTGGCTGCTGGGGACCCATGATCACGCCGGAGTTCCGCGGTGGGCACGAAGTCACGCGCCCGGTTGCCGTGGAGGGAGCGCGCGTGGGTGATGCGCTTGCCATCACCATCGAGTCTATGCGCGTGCTGTCGCTGGCAACCTCCTCCGGCACGATGGTGACCAACAAGGCCGCCTTCGGCGACGATCCGTTCGTCGATAAAAAGTGCCCGGGCTGTGGCACAGCATGGCCCGCGAGCCGTGTCGAGGGAACCGGTGAGAACAGCATCCGTTGTGTGAAATGCGGTACAGTTGTCAATCCGTTCGGCTTCGAGGAGGGCTATACCATCGTCTTCGATCATGATAGCCAGGTCGGCCTGACGCTTGACGCCGCCAATGCCCACGACTTCGCGCAGCACGCCCGCGAAGTTGCCGCCCTGCCGCCCAATGCTCGCCAGCATCCCATCCTGTTATTTGAGCCACACACCATTCCCGGCGTGCTTGCTCGCCTGCGCCCATTTATCGGCAATATCGGCACAACGCCCAGCGCCGATCTGCCGGATTCGCACAATGCAGGGGACTTTGGCAATTTCCTCGTCGGAGCGCGTCACCCCTATGGCATGACATTGGAAACGCTCAATCGCGTCAAGACCGACGCGCACCTCGATACCAACGAAGTGCGTCCCGGCGCCATTCTGATCTGCCCCGTCAAGATCGACGGCGGAGGCGTCTATATCGGCGATTGCCATGCCAATCAGGGCGACGGCGAATTGGGCCTGCATACGACCGATATTACCGCCGAGGCCCGCGTGCGCGTCAACGTCATCAAGAACCTGGCGCTAGATGGTCCCATTCTGCTGCCGGTGGCGGAGGACCTGCCATTCATCACCCGCCCTTATTCAAGGGAGGAGCTGGAAGCAGGCGAGCGCCTGGCTCAGCGCTACCATGTGCAATTGCAGCGCAGCGTCGGCCCCGTACAATTCATCGGCACCGGCCCAACCCTCAATGAGGCCACCGATAATGCCATCCAGCGCGCCGGCGAGGTGTTGCATATGACGACGGCTGAAGTGCGCAACCGCTGTACCATCACCGGCGGTGTAGAGATTGGCCGCCTGCCCGGTGTCGTGCAGTTGAACATGCTTGTACCCATGGACAAACTCGATGCCATAGGCATCGGCAGCTATGTCCGCCAGCAATATGGGTTGTGA
- a CDS encoding threonine/serine dehydratase, whose translation MDIVQEVLRAEHRIRLSIRETPLEHSFSLSKQTGSQVYLKLENLQYTGSFKVRGAMNALLSLAPQQKEKGVVAASSGNHGIAVAFGLHTLKMHGTIFVPEDASPIKVRAIRSYGADIQVWGSDCVVTEAYARSYAAQHGMAYISPYNDEHVIGGQGTIGVELCRQAEHIDVVLVALGGGGMISGVAAYVKTVFPRAEIIGCSPEHSPVMAKSVQAGRILEMESLPTLSDGTAGGVEQDAITFPLCRRLVDDYILVTEAEIRQAMRLCIETHHMLIEGAAAVPLAALLKTPRRFQDKTVVVILCGANLSLETLKTIL comes from the coding sequence ATGGATATCGTGCAGGAGGTCTTGCGAGCGGAACATCGCATCCGGCTTTCCATTCGTGAGACGCCGCTTGAGCATTCATTCTCCTTGAGCAAACAAACGGGAAGCCAGGTGTATTTGAAACTGGAAAACCTGCAATATACCGGCTCGTTTAAGGTGCGCGGGGCTATGAATGCTCTCCTCTCGCTTGCACCACAACAAAAGGAAAAGGGCGTGGTGGCCGCGTCTTCCGGCAATCATGGCATCGCCGTGGCTTTTGGATTGCATACACTCAAGATGCATGGCACCATTTTTGTGCCTGAAGATGCCTCTCCCATCAAGGTGAGGGCTATTCGAAGTTATGGCGCGGATATTCAGGTCTGGGGCAGCGATTGCGTGGTGACGGAGGCCTATGCTCGTTCCTACGCGGCGCAGCACGGCATGGCCTATATCTCACCTTACAATGATGAGCACGTCATAGGCGGTCAGGGCACTATCGGCGTCGAGCTATGCCGTCAGGCGGAGCATATCGACGTGGTGCTGGTGGCCCTCGGCGGCGGCGGAATGATCTCCGGCGTTGCGGCCTATGTAAAGACCGTTTTCCCGCGCGCAGAAATTATCGGTTGCTCGCCGGAACATTCGCCCGTCATGGCAAAGTCGGTGCAGGCCGGGCGTATTCTAGAGATGGAGTCGCTGCCGACACTTTCGGATGGCACGGCGGGCGGCGTGGAGCAGGATGCGATTACATTCCCACTCTGCCGCCGCCTGGTCGATGACTACATCCTCGTCACCGAAGCGGAGATTCGCCAGGCCATGCGCCTGTGCATCGAGACCCATCACATGCTCATTGAGGGCGCAGCCGCCGTTCCACTCGCCGCACTGCTGAAAACACCGCGGCGGTTCCAGGATAAAACCGTGGTGGTGATCCTGTGCGGCGCCAATCTGAGCCTGGAAACCTTAAAAACGATCTTATAG
- a CDS encoding NAD(P)/FAD-dependent oxidoreductase — translation MPEYYKYDAIVVGSGPNGLAAAITIARTGRSVIVFEAKDTIGGGARTKELTLPGFLHDVCSAIHPLAVTSPFLRSLPLASHGLEWIQPDAPLAHPLDDGTAMVLERSVEQTAATLGRDALAYEKMVNPLVRHWNIIENAFLGPLRISPLLHPFVLVPFGLRAIRSASSVAETEFKGERARALFAGLAAHSMLPLNRPPSAAFGLMVGLPAHIVGWPFPRGGAQKISDAMAAYLRSLGGEIVTNFEINSLDALPEARATLFDVTPRQLLRIAGDRLNGLYKQQLRHYRYGPGVFKVDFALDGPVPWKAEACLRAGAVHIGGTFPEIAASESACWKGIPPEKPFVITAQQSLFDPTRAPTGKQTLWAYCHVPNGSTFDMTERIEAQIERFAPGFRDRILARHTMSPTQLQQYNANYIGGDINGGVQDFLQLFTRPAVRLVPYATPDKHLYICSSSTPPGGGVHGMCGYFAARAALKRAF, via the coding sequence ATGCCTGAATATTATAAATATGATGCAATTGTAGTTGGGTCGGGACCCAATGGCCTGGCAGCCGCTATCACCATCGCGCGTACAGGCCGATCGGTAATTGTCTTCGAGGCGAAGGACACAATAGGGGGTGGCGCTCGCACGAAGGAATTGACGCTGCCGGGTTTCCTACACGATGTCTGTTCTGCTATACATCCACTTGCAGTAACCTCCCCATTCCTTCGTTCGCTGCCTCTTGCTTCACACGGCCTGGAATGGATACAACCCGATGCTCCCCTTGCTCACCCGCTCGATGATGGCACGGCCATGGTGCTTGAGCGTTCAGTAGAGCAAACGGCTGCGACCCTGGGCCGTGACGCGCTGGCATACGAGAAAATGGTGAATCCACTCGTCAGGCACTGGAACATCATCGAAAATGCATTCCTTGGCCCCCTGCGTATATCGCCCTTGCTGCATCCTTTCGTCCTGGTTCCCTTTGGACTGCGCGCCATTCGTTCGGCCAGCAGCGTCGCGGAAACAGAATTTAAAGGGGAGCGCGCTCGTGCCCTTTTCGCCGGCCTTGCCGCGCACTCCATGTTGCCCCTCAATCGCCCACCCAGCGCCGCCTTCGGCCTCATGGTTGGTCTTCCCGCGCATATTGTCGGATGGCCTTTTCCACGTGGTGGCGCCCAGAAAATCTCAGATGCCATGGCGGCATATTTACGTTCATTGGGCGGAGAAATTGTAACAAATTTCGAGATCAACTCTCTCGATGCATTGCCTGAAGCGCGGGCAACCCTTTTTGATGTGACGCCGCGCCAGTTATTGCGCATCGCCGGTGATCGCTTGAACGGTTTATACAAGCAGCAACTCAGGCACTATCGCTATGGTCCCGGCGTCTTCAAAGTTGATTTCGCATTGGATGGCCCGGTGCCATGGAAAGCGGAAGCATGCCTGCGCGCCGGAGCCGTCCATATCGGCGGCACCTTCCCGGAGATAGCCGCGTCTGAATCGGCCTGCTGGAAAGGGATACCCCCCGAAAAACCGTTCGTCATCACCGCCCAGCAGAGCCTCTTCGACCCTACACGCGCCCCCACTGGAAAGCAAACCCTCTGGGCCTATTGCCATGTACCCAATGGCTCGACCTTCGACATGACGGAGCGCATCGAAGCGCAGATCGAACGTTTCGCGCCCGGTTTTCGCGACCGCATTCTGGCCCGTCACACCATGTCACCCACCCAACTCCAACAATACAACGCCAATTATATCGGGGGCGACATCAATGGTGGCGTGCAGGATTTCCTGCAACTCTTCACGCGACCCGCCGTCCGCCTCGTGCCTTACGCCACCCCCGACAAGCATCTCTATATCTGTTCATCATCGACCCCACCCGGTGGCGGCGTGCATGGCATGTGCGGCTATTTCGCGGCCAGAGCAGCCTTAAAGAGGGCCTTTTGA
- a CDS encoding beta-eliminating lyase-related protein, whose amino-acid sequence MTHTDEAQQVYKACTRFLTQHYPRTPQQVLRELAETTDPDIEVDRYGQGEIINRFEAEVAALLGKEAAVFMPSGTMCQQIALRIWCERRGTSTVVFHPTSHLEIHEQKAYERLHGLHAILAGSPDRLLTLKDLSAIAEPVGALLLELPQREIGGQLPTWEELNEVIDWALQRHIPTHLDGARLWETQPFYRREYAEIAGLFDTVYVSFYKILGGIAGSMLAGPADVIAEARVWQRRHGGNLIHLYPYVLSAQKGLREKLGRMEVYCAKAKEIAALLAGFPQIEIVPNPPHTNMMHVFLRGEQEKLLAAALEIAKETRVRLFQWLTPAVLPAYQKFELTVGDATLDLPNEEIESLFRMLFEKANR is encoded by the coding sequence ATGACACATACAGACGAAGCACAGCAGGTATATAAGGCATGCACACGTTTTCTTACCCAGCATTATCCTCGCACACCTCAGCAGGTTTTGAGAGAACTTGCGGAGACGACAGACCCAGACATCGAAGTAGATCGTTATGGACAGGGCGAGATCATCAATCGATTTGAGGCAGAAGTGGCGGCACTTTTGGGGAAAGAGGCGGCCGTTTTCATGCCCAGTGGAACCATGTGCCAGCAGATTGCGTTGCGTATCTGGTGCGAGCGACGAGGGACATCTACGGTTGTTTTTCATCCTACGAGTCACCTGGAAATACATGAACAGAAAGCGTATGAGCGTTTGCATGGACTGCACGCTATCCTGGCCGGTTCTCCGGATAGGCTGCTTACGCTCAAAGACCTCAGTGCGATTGCCGAGCCGGTGGGAGCTTTGTTACTGGAATTGCCACAGCGAGAAATAGGTGGTCAATTGCCGACCTGGGAGGAGCTGAACGAGGTGATCGATTGGGCACTTCAACGTCATATTCCCACGCACCTGGATGGGGCGCGGCTCTGGGAAACACAGCCATTCTACAGGCGCGAATATGCTGAAATTGCCGGGCTGTTCGATACTGTCTATGTCTCTTTTTACAAAATTCTTGGCGGCATTGCAGGGTCGATGCTGGCCGGGCCTGCGGATGTTATTGCTGAGGCGCGCGTCTGGCAGCGACGACATGGTGGTAACCTGATTCACCTCTATCCCTATGTTCTCTCGGCTCAGAAGGGCTTGAGGGAGAAGTTGGGCCGGATGGAGGTCTATTGCGCAAAGGCAAAGGAGATAGCGGCTCTGCTTGCCGGATTTCCACAAATCGAGATTGTGCCAAACCCACCGCATACGAATATGATGCACGTTTTCCTGCGTGGAGAACAAGAGAAGTTGCTGGCCGCCGCGCTTGAGATCGCAAAAGAGACGCGTGTCAGGCTCTTTCAGTGGTTAACTCCGGCGGTCTTACCTGCCTATCAAAAATTCGAGCTGACTGTGGGGGATGCTACACTTGATTTACCGAACGAGGAGATTGAGAGCCTATTTCGAATGCTTTTCGAGAAGGCAAATAGGTAA
- a CDS encoding amidohydrolase produces the protein MTTVPYERVDHAIEQVTPTIQRIVSDVWQFSELSLQEVRSARLLMQVLQENGFRITSRGTAGVPTAFIAEYGSGTPILGFLAEYDALPGLGNEAVPYREPRKDGVSSGHGCGHNLLGAGCVGAAIALKQVMAENAIPGTIRVYGCAAEETEGAKVYMAREGLFRDLDVALHWHPGPLARVSNYRSTAVNQLKIEFFGKSAHAAGGPWLGRSAVHAAELFAHGLNLMREHLEPTARMHYIYESAGMAPNVVPDYARLILYIRDSDRPRVEATTAWVKQVAEGAALATQTSAKVLVYTGLYDLLPNTPLAARMQEHLERVGIPAYTEEEQAFARELQQNIGVEPEGMTSETHPLGDENFLMGASTDVGDVSWNVPTMGYGMPTMPLGVAVHTWAATACHGMSIGFKGALQAARALALAGLDVMTDAELRQAARDDFERRVREHPYVSPLPAELKRPLGIPAWLDDAAIAEA, from the coding sequence ATGACAACAGTACCCTACGAGCGCGTTGACCACGCCATCGAGCAAGTCACGCCCACCATTCAACGTATTGTCAGCGACGTGTGGCAGTTCTCCGAACTCTCGCTCCAGGAGGTCAGGTCGGCACGGCTGCTCATGCAGGTATTGCAGGAAAACGGGTTTAGGATCACCAGCAGAGGCACTGCCGGCGTTCCCACCGCCTTCATCGCCGAATATGGCTCCGGCACCCCCATCCTTGGCTTCCTGGCTGAATATGATGCCTTGCCGGGTCTTGGCAATGAAGCCGTGCCATATCGCGAGCCGCGCAAGGACGGCGTCAGTAGCGGACACGGCTGCGGTCACAATCTCCTGGGGGCCGGTTGCGTTGGTGCTGCTATTGCCCTGAAACAGGTTATGGCCGAAAACGCTATTCCCGGCACCATTCGTGTCTACGGCTGCGCCGCTGAAGAGACCGAAGGCGCGAAGGTCTACATGGCGCGCGAGGGACTGTTCCGCGACCTGGATGTCGCGCTGCACTGGCATCCCGGTCCGCTGGCCAGGGTCAGTAATTACCGATCCACAGCCGTCAATCAGCTCAAAATCGAATTCTTTGGCAAAAGTGCCCATGCCGCCGGAGGCCCCTGGCTTGGACGCAGCGCCGTACATGCCGCCGAACTCTTCGCCCACGGACTCAATCTCATGCGCGAGCATCTCGAACCTACGGCTCGCATGCACTATATTTATGAAAGCGCCGGTATGGCCCCCAACGTCGTTCCCGATTATGCCAGGCTGATCCTCTACATCCGCGATAGCGACCGCCCGCGTGTAGAAGCTACCACTGCCTGGGTGAAACAGGTCGCCGAGGGAGCCGCCCTTGCGACCCAAACCAGCGCTAAAGTTCTCGTATATACCGGCCTTTACGATCTCTTGCCGAACACACCTCTCGCCGCCCGTATGCAAGAGCACCTTGAACGTGTCGGCATTCCGGCATATACTGAAGAGGAGCAGGCATTTGCCAGGGAACTCCAGCAAAACATCGGAGTTGAGCCAGAGGGCATGACATCGGAGACGCATCCGCTCGGCGATGAAAACTTCTTGATGGGCGCATCGACCGATGTAGGCGATGTCAGCTGGAACGTGCCCACAATGGGTTACGGCATGCCCACCATGCCGCTGGGAGTCGCGGTGCATACCTGGGCAGCCACCGCCTGTCACGGCATGAGTATTGGTTTCAAGGGGGCGCTTCAGGCGGCAAGGGCGCTGGCGCTGGCGGGTCTGGACGTTATGACGGATGCGGAGTTACGCCAGGCGGCCCGCGATGATTTTGAGCGCCGTGTCCGCGAGCATCCCTATGTCTCGCCGCTGCCAGCGGAGTTGAAGCGCCCACTCGGCATTCCAGCATGGCTTGACGATGCGGCTATAGCGGAAGCTTGA
- a CDS encoding DUF1330 domain-containing protein, protein MAVYIVAEQEIIDPEGYREYQRRVVPTILQYGGKVLAAGKPVAIIEGNWHPKRVLILEFESLEQVNRWYNSEEYTAIKDIRLKSALTQGVVVQGLQ, encoded by the coding sequence ATGGCGGTCTACATCGTCGCAGAGCAAGAAATTATTGATCCAGAGGGCTATCGTGAATACCAGAGGCGAGTAGTTCCAACTATACTCCAGTATGGCGGAAAAGTCCTCGCCGCCGGCAAACCGGTTGCTATCATAGAAGGCAACTGGCATCCAAAGCGAGTGCTGATCCTGGAGTTTGAAAGTCTCGAGCAGGTCAATCGCTGGTACAACTCGGAAGAATACACGGCAATAAAAGATATCCGCCTGAAATCGGCCCTTACCCAGGGCGTGGTAGTACAGGGGCTTCAGTGA